From Sphingomonas sp. PAMC26645:
ACCGGACAACGCTCACGCGTATCGCCCTGGTCGTGGCGATCGTGTTCGCGGTGACGATGGCGCTGCTGCCGAAGCCGCCGCACATGCCGATCGACCAGTTCGGCGACAAGTTCGGGCATATGCTCGCCTTCGCGACGATGGCGCTGCTGGCTGCGCTGTCGTTTCCGACCGCGCGGCTGTTCCGGATCGGCGAGCGGCTGTCGTTCCTCGGCGCGATGATCGAGGTCCTGCAGGCGATCCCGTCGCTCCACCGCGATTGCGATATTCACGACTGGATCGCCGATACGCTGGCGATCACCGCGGTGTTGCTGATCGTCTGGGCCGTCCGGCGCAGGCGCGGCGCTCGGCTCAACTAACCCTTGCGCCACTTGGTCCAGAGGTGGCGGGCAAGCATCGCTGGCGGCATGCGTAACCAGTGCGAGCGGACGTAGAAGGCTAGCCGGGTGATCGGTCGGGTTGGCCTGCCCCAACCGTCTCGCGCGGTGATGCGGCGAATGTAGAGACGATCGGCCCCGCGCGCGGTTCCTTCGGCGAAGAGCGCATCGACGAGGCGCAACGATCGGGCCACTTCGCGGGACAGGCCGTGCCTCTGCGCCTCCGCGTCCTGCCCGTCGGTGCCGAACTCGTCGACGAGACAGCGAATATCCCACAGGTTGCGCAAGCCACCGGCGAGATCGCCATCGGCGAACAGATGCGCCGCGGCGTGAACCAGCATGCCGTTGTGGGAAAGCGTTCGCAGGCCGTTCTCCAGCGCCATGCTTCCGTCGATCAGCGCCGCCGCATCGGGCGTGATCCGTGCGGTCAGCGGCAATATGGTGTGGTGGACGTCGATCATCCGGTCGCGGTCGCGGTGGATCAGCGGCGGGAGCTCGTGCATCCAGCGGCGATAATAGACGTCGTCATACGGGTCGGGCTTCACCCATTCCCATCCAGCCGCGAGCAGCGCCGCCTCGACCGCATCGAGCGATGCACGCGGCACAAGAATATCGAGATCGCCGATCGATCGCCCCTGCCCCGCCGACAAACCCGCCGCGACGAACGCGGTGCCCTTCAGCAGGATGACTGGGCAATCGACCGCAGATAGCGCCCGCCGGGCCATCTCAGCCTCCCATAGCGCGGCGCGGCGGCCGTGCTCGGCGGCGGCGCGGGCGTCGGCCAGGATGGCCTTCACGCCATCAGGCATCTGCAGGCCGTCGAGACGCATCGCCAGCGTACCGATCAACTGCTCCGCCCGCGCCATCGTCAGCAGTGCGGTCCAGCCGTCCGCATCGAACTCGGCGACGCTGCCCGGATCGGCGAGCGCGCGAGCGAGGATGCGGGCGTCGCTCACAGCGCGGACCATAGCGCCTCGACCTGCTCGATCGCGCTTGCCCCGTCCGGATAATCGATCGCGACCGAAGGAACGTCGGCGATCAAGCCCGTCAGCGACCGAAAGCCGGCCTCGCCCAGCGCGATGTAATTGGTCGAGGCCTGCGTCATCCGCACGAACGCCTCGGCCGGCGGCACCGATCGCGTCTCCGCCTCGAAACCATAGCGCGGAAACACCAATAGCGCGGGCGTTACGGGCACATCCATCGCCGCGATCGCGCGCGCGTCGGGGACCATGTGGCGGATGTCGCCTTTCGGCGTCGCCGGCATCAACGGCCCCATCCGCGCATCAGGCCACGCCAACTCGGCCGCAGCGATCGCTTCGTTCTTAAGACTGATCAATCGTGGGAACGCGTGGACCAGCCCGGTCGCGGGATCGAGCAACGCGAACTCGTCCCCCATGAACCGCCAGCCCTTCGCCGCGAGCAAGGTCGCGAGCGTCGACTTCCCAGCGCCCGAGATGCCGGTCATCAACAGGGCGCGACCATCGCGCTCGACTGCGGACGCGTGGAGCAGCAGATAGCGGCGGGCGCCCAGCGCCATCTGAAGATTCATCGCCATCTCGGCTGCGAGCAATCCCTGGCGAAGCGGCAAGGGTGCAGCTTCGGGGAGCATGTAGTCGCCACCGATCTCGACGGACGGGCGGATGAACCGTCGCCACGGACGCCGCGCAAACAGGCGCACGGTGAAGTCGGGGATGCCGTCGTGCGGCTTCGGGTAACCGCGGTACAGGCTTCGAAGTTCGGCGATCGGCGCGCGCCAGTCGGAGCCGATGCGGAAACCAACCGGCCCGATACGGACGGAAAAATCGTGCCTCATGCCCGCTCGATCAGTCCGGCTTCGACCAGTTCTTCGAGCCGTGCCGCCAAAGCCTCACGCGTACCGTCATCGAGATCATAGTCACGTCCAAGCCGCTCTAGGAGGACGTCCAACGACGATGCTCCCTCGCCTAACACCGCCAGAATCTGCGGCGCGGGTTCGGTCAGTAAGTGCGTGATCCCCGACGCGCGATGATAGACCGCGGTGAATTCATCGAGCGGCGCGATCAGCAGGCCTCCGTCGGGCGGTCCCCGAAAGATCGTCCCCGACACGGCCTCAGCCGCGCGGCATCTGCAACGATGCAAAGCAGGTGAAGCCGCCTTGGCCGCGCTGCAACCGGCGGATATATTTGACGTACGCGCGGCTGCGGTCCGAATCGGTGCCGGGCAGCGTGCTGCCGCTGGCCATCGCGCGCTTGACCTCTTCGCCCTTGAACGCGCGCGTCGACGGCGGGAAGGCGCCCTTGGTGCGCGCCGGCACGACGCCGCCGTTCGCATCAATATAGCTGCCGGCGCGGCCCGGATCGGGCACCGGAATCTCGCAATTCAGCACCGAGCCGGCGGTCTGCGCGAGCGCCGGGCGAATCGACACCACCATGCCTGCGGTCGCGGCGCCGAGCGCCAGCACGCGGCGACGCGATGGAACGCCGGTGTCGGTCTCCGCGGCTGCGACTGGGTCTTGGTTGAGTTCGATGTCGTCCATGATGCCCCTGCTAGACCACAGCCCTTTCATAATCCTGAAGCGCTGACAACATCGCCGTATCGACGCTGGGGAGAGCGTGCCGGAGTAGGACGACTTCGCACGCGATTCGATTCCGCGGTCAGCAAGTCGATGGCGCCAACAGACGATACCGGTTTGCACCGTGCCGCTGTATGGCGCGGTGCGTGGACGTCGATTCCGTCCCAGGAGACCGCAATGCTTTCCGGATTTGGCCTGCGTACGTTTTGGGCGATCGTCGTGGTCGTCATCGCTGCCGTGGCGGTGTTCGCGCTCACCCGCGACGTGCAGGGCGCGATCGTCGCGCTTGTCGGGGGAATCGCAGCCGCGCTGGTGGCGGCCGGCACCGGGGACGAGACGCCTGCCATGGATGACGCGACGAGCGTGTCGCCGTCGGTGCTCGACGACGTTCTCGATGCGATCGTCGCGCCGGTGATGCTGGTCGAGGACGGCCGCGTAGTGGTCGCCAATCGTGCCGCGCGGACGTTGCTCGGCGCGCATATCCTTGGCGAGGACGCGCGCGTTGCGATTCGCCATCCTGCGGCGGCAGAGCGCCTCGGGACGCCGGGGCCGATCGACGGCGAGCGACCGATCGAGCTGGTCGGGCTCGGCACGCGGGATCAGCGCTGGGAAATGCTACTCAGCGAGACGTCGGAAGGCCAGCGAATCGTCCACCTTGTCGACCAGACCGGCAACTATGCCGCCGAGCGGATGCGGATCGATTTCGTCGCCAATGCGAGTCATGAATTGCGCACGCCGTTGGCTTCGATTCTCGGGTTTATCGAGACCTTGCGCGACGAGGCGGGCGAGGATGCCGAGGTGCGCGCGCGGTTCCTGAAGGTGATGGACGACGAGGCGCGACGGATGCAGCGGCTGGTCGAGGATCTGATCTCGCTGTCGCGCATCGAGGCGGAAAAATTCCGCCTCCCGGACCAAGCGGTCGATTTCGCGCAGCTGGTCGAGGACACGCGCGAGGAACTGGCCGATGCCGCGGGCGATCGCGGGCACGATCTGGTCGCGACGATCGATCCGAACCTCTCCTCGGTGTCGGGGGATCGGGTGCAGCTGTCGCAGATGCTCCACAACCTCATAGGCAATGCGATGAAGTACGGGCGTGCGGGGACGCCGGTGACGATCGAACTGAAGCGCGACGATGCCGGGATGATCCGCCTGTCGATCCGCGACGAGGGCGACGGCATCGCGGCGGTGCACATCCCGCGGTTGACCGAGCGCTTCTATCGCGCGGACGCGGGGCGCAGCCGGTCGCTGGGCGGTACGGGTCTCGGGCTGGCGATCGTCAAGCATATCGTCGAGCGACACCGTGGGCGTCTCGATATCGCGAGTCAGGTCGGCGTCGGGACGGTGGTTTCCGTCATCCTGCCCCCGAGCGGCGGCGCGACCAAAGGCGCTGTCATAAAAGGGTAACCCAACTGTCACACAGGATCGTCTTAAGTACCGCTAAGGCCGGTGCATGACGGGAATTCTGGTGCAGCGGTTCGTTCTTCTTGGGGTGGTTGGGGCTCTTGCCGCGTGCGTCGATCAGGCGAACGGCGGCGGCGCGGGCTCACGCGACCAGATCACCGCTGTCGGGTCCTCCACCGTCTATCCGTTCACGACGATGATCGCCGAGCAGCTCGTCGCGAACGATCCAGACGCAAAGGCGCCGGTGATCGAATC
This genomic window contains:
- a CDS encoding ATP-binding protein, with product MLSGFGLRTFWAIVVVVIAAVAVFALTRDVQGAIVALVGGIAAALVAAGTGDETPAMDDATSVSPSVLDDVLDAIVAPVMLVEDGRVVVANRAARTLLGAHILGEDARVAIRHPAAAERLGTPGPIDGERPIELVGLGTRDQRWEMLLSETSEGQRIVHLVDQTGNYAAERMRIDFVANASHELRTPLASILGFIETLRDEAGEDAEVRARFLKVMDDEARRMQRLVEDLISLSRIEAEKFRLPDQAVDFAQLVEDTREELADAAGDRGHDLVATIDPNLSSVSGDRVQLSQMLHNLIGNAMKYGRAGTPVTIELKRDDAGMIRLSIRDEGDGIAAVHIPRLTERFYRADAGRSRSLGGTGLGLAIVKHIVERHRGRLDIASQVGVGTVVSVILPPSGGATKGAVIKG
- a CDS encoding nucleotidyltransferase family protein gives rise to the protein MVRAVSDARILARALADPGSVAEFDADGWTALLTMARAEQLIGTLAMRLDGLQMPDGVKAILADARAAAEHGRRAALWEAEMARRALSAVDCPVILLKGTAFVAAGLSAGQGRSIGDLDILVPRASLDAVEAALLAAGWEWVKPDPYDDVYYRRWMHELPPLIHRDRDRMIDVHHTILPLTARITPDAAALIDGSMALENGLRTLSHNGMLVHAAAHLFADGDLAGGLRNLWDIRCLVDEFGTDGQDAEAQRHGLSREVARSLRLVDALFAEGTARGADRLYIRRITARDGWGRPTRPITRLAFYVRSHWLRMPPAMLARHLWTKWRKG
- a CDS encoding HprK-related kinase A, with translation MRHDFSVRIGPVGFRIGSDWRAPIAELRSLYRGYPKPHDGIPDFTVRLFARRPWRRFIRPSVEIGGDYMLPEAAPLPLRQGLLAAEMAMNLQMALGARRYLLLHASAVERDGRALLMTGISGAGKSTLATLLAAKGWRFMGDEFALLDPATGLVHAFPRLISLKNEAIAAAELAWPDARMGPLMPATPKGDIRHMVPDARAIAAMDVPVTPALLVFPRYGFEAETRSVPPAEAFVRMTQASTNYIALGEAGFRSLTGLIADVPSVAIDYPDGASAIEQVEALWSAL
- a CDS encoding HPr-rel-A system PqqD family peptide chaperone — encoded protein: MSGTIFRGPPDGGLLIAPLDEFTAVYHRASGITHLLTEPAPQILAVLGEGASSLDVLLERLGRDYDLDDGTREALAARLEELVEAGLIERA